The genome window AAAAGCTCCCAATCACCACAAAGCCTGCTCCAAAAAAGCCAAAGAGAATAGAAAAGCTGCAGCTGGCAAACCCTGGAAAACAGTTCAAGGGGAACCTGCTGAACTTTCAGAGGGAGGGCCTTGACTTTCTGATAAAATCGTCTGGGAACGCACTGCTTGCCGACGAAATGGGTTTGGGGAAAACGGTCGAGACGTTATCCTATATTGGAACAGAGCAAGGAACGTTTCCAGCACTAATTGTTGCCCCACTTGTGACCCTGAACAACTGGCAGAGAGAAATTGAAAAGTTTTTGAAACTAAAAAGCAGAAACGGCAGGCTGATTGATGACAAGCCGCCAACCTCGACAATTATCCGCGTTGGAAAATCCGAGGATTTGGGGAAATATGATTTTTACATAATCAACTACGAGTTATTGTTCAAGCGATACAAGGACCTGGCCAAGCTAAACCTGAAAACAATTGTGTGCGACGAGGTGCAGAATCTTCGATCCAAAACAACGCAAAAATATCACGCCATAAAGAAACTCTCAGCGCTGGAATCCGTAAGGTACAGAATTGGTCTTTCTGGCACTCCGATATACAACCGCGGCTCTGAAATTTGGCCAATAGTTGACATCCTTCGCCCAGGACTGCTTGGAAGCTTTAAGGAATTTTGCGAATATTTCTGCTACATTAACGAAAAAGGAAAGGCGATCGTACTTGAAAACAAGCGAGAGTCCCTCAGAAACATGCTGCAAAAGCACGTCATGCTTAGAAGAAAGAAAACCGATGTGCTGCAAGAGCTCAAAGAAAAAATCAGGCACAAGGAGATAATCGACGCAGACATCAATTACTACAATAAAGAGCTTGAAAAAATCTGGAAAAAGCTTGAGGATGATAGGAAGGCAGCACAGAATGCCTTTGATGCATCAACTGCATATCAAAGAGCAATCCAAAGCGAGCGACAGGTGGCAGGAGTTGCCAAGCTGCCGCACGTGATTAATTTTGTTAAAAACATAATGGAAATTGAGGAAAGCGTAGTCGTCTTTTGCCATCACAAGGCAATTCACTCGCTGCTCCACCAGGCACTTGCAGAGTTCAAGCCTGCATCTATCATTGGAGGCCAGTCCGACAAGGAGCGACAGAACAGCATTGACACGTTCCAGAATGGTGAGACCAAACTGATGATTGCCGGACTGCGCGCAGGAAACGTTGGAATTAATCTGACTCGCGCAAAATATGTGATATTTGCCGAGCTTGACTGGAGTCCCGCAATACATCTGCAAGCAGAAGACCGATTGCACAGAATTGGACAAAAGAGCACGGTATTTGCTTACTACCTGATGGGCAACGGAACACTGGATGAACACGTTGCGCGAGTTCTTGTGGACAAGAGCTACGAAATTGATGCAATAATGGACAACAAGGTGGAGTCGTTTGAAAACAAAGAAAAGGCAGAACTGATTTTGGCGCAAATCCATGACAAGATCCGCTCAATCACCGGCTAGTTCCTACGTATCACCCCTTTCACTATATCATCTATATGCAAAAGATCAAATACTTAGATCCTGCC of Candidatus Nitrosotenuis sp. DW1 contains these proteins:
- a CDS encoding DEAD/DEAH box helicase, whose protein sequence is MTNFGTLEYVLDKFSGTWSWKVTGERAVAMVSRIIPQAWYGDGEFEAIVPDDPKNVLQIKWIMDRYPLEILSKTTWQKKLPITTKPAPKKPKRIEKLQLANPGKQFKGNLLNFQREGLDFLIKSSGNALLADEMGLGKTVETLSYIGTEQGTFPALIVAPLVTLNNWQREIEKFLKLKSRNGRLIDDKPPTSTIIRVGKSEDLGKYDFYIINYELLFKRYKDLAKLNLKTIVCDEVQNLRSKTTQKYHAIKKLSALESVRYRIGLSGTPIYNRGSEIWPIVDILRPGLLGSFKEFCEYFCYINEKGKAIVLENKRESLRNMLQKHVMLRRKKTDVLQELKEKIRHKEIIDADINYYNKELEKIWKKLEDDRKAAQNAFDASTAYQRAIQSERQVAGVAKLPHVINFVKNIMEIEESVVVFCHHKAIHSLLHQALAEFKPASIIGGQSDKERQNSIDTFQNGETKLMIAGLRAGNVGINLTRAKYVIFAELDWSPAIHLQAEDRLHRIGQKSTVFAYYLMGNGTLDEHVARVLVDKSYEIDAIMDNKVESFENKEKAELILAQIHDKIRSITG